The genomic segment GGGCCTCCATAGCCAGCTTCGTGGCCTACACCACCGAGAAGCGCCTGCTGGGCGCCAAAGCCCGCTTTGGCGAGGGCGACCTGCGCGGGGTGGCCGCGCCGGAGTCGGCCAACAATGCCGCCGCAGGCGGGGCCATGATTCCCCTCCTGACCCTGGGCCTGCCCGGCAGCGGCACCACCGCCATCATGCTGGGGGCCCTGATCAGCCTGGGGGTGACGCCGGGGCCGCAGATGTTCCAGAAGAACCCCGAGGTGGTCTGGGGCCTGATTGCCTCGATGTACGTGGGCAACGCGGTGCTGCTCCTCTTGAACCTGCCCCTGGTGGGCCTTTTTGTGCGACTGTTGGCGGTGCCGGCCTGGTTTTTGATTCCGGCGGTGCTGGCCATCAGCTTTATTGGGGTCTATGCGGTCAACAACAACCCCTTCGATTTGCTCCTGATGGCGGTGTTTGGCCTGGTGGGCTACCTGATGCGCAAGCTCGAGTTCCCCCTGGCCCCGGTGCTGCTGGGCCTGGTGCTGGGCTACCTGATGGAAATTAACCTTCGCCGCGCCATGACCATTAGCAATGGGGATGTGGGCTATCTGTTCAGCAGCCCCATTGCCGTGGCGCTCTGGGTGCTGGCCGCGCTCTCGCTCTTTGCCCCCGTGATTATCGCCCGTTTCCGCAAGCAGGGGCTAGGCGGCGACGACGAGCTTTGAAGTGTAAGGGGGGTTACGACCCCCACCCCAGAACGCGCTACCCTCAAAGCATGGAACTCCTCGGGTGGTTGCTGGTTATTCTGGCCGTCCTGCTGCTCACGGGTTGGTTGGGGCCCCTTCTGGGGGTTGTACTGGCCATTGCCGCCCTTCCAGCGCTGGCCGTGCTGGGTGTGGTGCTGTTCCCCCTGTTGCTGGTACTGCTGGTCTTGGGTCTGGTGCTTTGGGTGGTGGGGAGTGCCCTGGGGGTGGCGGCGGGCGTGCTGGGGTTCTTGCTCCAGTGGGGGCTGCCCCTGCTCTTGTTGGTGGCCGGTATCTGGCTCCTGACCCGGATGCGTCGCCCCCGCTTGCAAGCCTGACGAAAAAAGCCCCCTCGAGCGAGGGGGCTCCGGCGCTGGCCACGCCGATCTTGGCCGAGACCCCAAAAAGCCCCCTCGAGCGAGGGGGCTCCAGATAGTTGGCTATTTACCGGTACACCACGCGCCTGCGTTCACCGTCGCGCCGCTCTTCAAACCCCTCGAAACGGCGCTCACCCTGGCTGCGGCGCTGCCCTCCACCCTGCGAACGGCCCTGGCCCTGACGGCCGCCCTGGCTGCGGAAGCCCTGGCGTTCGGGCAGCCGGGACTCCGCAGGTACCTCGGTGGCTTTCATCAGGCGCAGGTCGCGTAGCACCGAATGATCGAGTTTGCCCACGTCCTCTGGGCGGATGTCCACATAAGCGGCCACCTCGCCGTCCAGACGAATGCGCCCAATCTCGCCCGCGCCAGCGCCCTTCAATACCGCAACCACCCGGTTCACGCTGAGGCGCGAGCCCGAAAGCTTGAGCGTGACCCAGTTCTCCTCGCCGGTAATCAGGCTCTTGGGGGTGGGGGCTCCGCCCAGAATCAGGGCCAGCATGCCGGCCACGGCGTCCACGCCCCCTTCGGCTATCAGGCGTTCGGCCTGTTCGTGCCAGAGCTTCTTGTCGGCCTCAGGCTGCTTGGCAATCCGGCGGGCCAGCACGGCCCACTTGGCCTCCATGACCTCTTCGGGGGTGGGCGGGTTGACCCGCTTGAAGCTGCGTTTGACCTCGCGCTCTAGGGTCTCGAGTTCGCGCTTCTCGCGGGGGCCATACAGAATCACCACCTTGCCCGAGCGCCCCGCCCGCCCGGTACGGCCCGAGCGGTGCAGGTAGGACTCATTTTGATCCGGCAGGCGGTAGTGCACCACCAGGTCTACCTCGGGGATATCCAGCCCGCGGGCCGCCACATCGGTGGCTACCAGCACATTCACCGCCCCGCTGCGGAAGCGCTCCATCACCCGCTCACGGTCAATCTGGCCCATGTCGCCGTGGATGGGGGCCGCGCTATGGGCCCGGCTTTCCAAACCCAGCGCCAGGTCGTTGCACTCAGCCTTGGTGCTGGTAAAAACAATGGTGCGCTCGGGGGCGTAGGCAAAGAGCAAATCCGAGAGCGTGGCCAGGCGGTGGTGGATGGGGGCCTGGATGGCCACCTCCTCGTAGGAGATGGCTTCGTCCTTGATGACGTTGATGAGGGTAGCGTTCCGCTGGAAGCGCTCGGAAAGACGACGCGCCCAGGTGGGCAGGGTAGCCGAGAACAGCAGGGTTTGTCGGTTCGTGGGGGTAGCTTCCAGCAGCTGCTCGACCGCTTCTTCAAAGCCCATCGAGAGCATCTCGTCGGCTTCGTCCAGCACGGCAATCTCGATTCTGGAAAGGTCGAGGACGCGCTGTTCCAGGTAGTCAATGGCCCGGCCTGGGGTGGCTACCACCACATCGGTGCCGCGCTTGAGGGCCTCGGCCTGTTTGCCGTAGCCAGTACCGCCGTAGATGGCAGTGATGGTGAGGTGAGGGGCCAGCCACTCGAGCTCCTTGGCAACCTGAAGGGCCAGCTCGCGGGTAGGGGTCAGGATGAAAGCCCTGGGGGCCCGTCCTCGTTCGCGGGCGGCATCCAGCCGGTGAGCGATGGGGATGCCAAAGGCCAGGGTTTTGCCGGTACCGGTACGGGCCTGGCCGAGCACATCTTTGCCCTCGAGGGCCAGCGGGATGGCCGCAGCCTGGATGGGGGTGGGGGTGGTGAAACCTTTGGCCTGGATGGCCTGGGCAACTTCAGACCTTAGCTTAAATGCAGAAAACTCCATGTTTTTCTCGTCCTTTTGGGTGTGGGCTGAAACACCACCGGGGCGCTGTGCGCCAGGGCGAATCCAACCCTGTAGGGTTCGAGCCGCCCATCCCAGAAAGAACCAGATGTCCAGACTTTTTGAGGCGAGGATGTACGGCTGCTATTGAACCATGCGCTTGGCCGCACCCTGCGGAAAGTAAGCGCAACCCTTGCAGTGTGGGGGATGGGGCGGGTTTTGTCAAGGGAGTCTGAAATTGCTTTGCCCAAAGCCCAAAGCACAGGGCTGCAACGACCCCTGAAATCTGGCATCGCTCTAAGAACCAGATTATTTGAGTAGTGCCCGACTTTTGGCTATCAGCAATGGGCTATCTGCTATAGGCTTCGGAGTTTTGCTTCTGCTATCCTGAGCCCTCGAGATGAACGGGCGCTGGATTGTATTGCTTTTGTGGCTTGTTTTGGGTGCTTTTGCACAACAGCTTGCCACCCGTCAGTTGGTACTGGATCTCGAGGGAGGGGTGGCCTACCTCAACGGTTCGCCCATCGCCCTAAATCCTCCGGCCCGCGTGGTTGAGGGGCGGGCTCTCCTTCCGGTGCGCGAGGTGGCACGGGTACTGGGGGTCAGCCTGGAGAACCTGAATCATGGCACCCAGGGGGTACGGCTGGGCCGGCTGGAACTTTATCCCTCCCTGGGTCAGGCCCGCCTGGACGGGCGGCAGGTGAGTTTGACCGAGGTGGGGCAGTTGCGGGAAGGCGTCTTGTTTGTATCGGCCCGTAGCCTGGAGGTAGCCCTTGGGGCCACGGTGGTCTTTGACCCGGTGCAGCGCTTGCTCACCTTGACCTACATTCCTGGGGCTGACGCACGGGATACAACCCGTCCGGTAGCCCGCTTTACTACCGACAAACAGGAATACAAAATCGGTGAGCCGGTACGCATCATCGAGTATTCCTACGACCCCGACGGGCAACCGCTTTCTCTGAACTTTACGGGTCGTGAGGAGGCGTACTTTACCCCCGGAGAAAAAGTAATCACGCTTGTAGCCACCAACCGCGCAGGCCGTAGCAGCGAGCCCTTTTCGCGGCGCATTGTCGTAAAGCCCGAGGTAATGTTCAGTGCCCGTGATTACGCCTTGCGCTTTTTTGGTTTGGGCCGTACTTTTCCCGACCTCGAGGTCTTGAACTATCCGGTGCTTCAACCCGAGCGGCAGGACGAAGCCATCCCGCTTCTGGTTTCCAACTCCCCCGAGCAGGCTTTGCGTTCGGGGGTGCTCTATGCCGATGTGGTGAGCGGCCCGGCCCGATTGCTGGCCTATCACCAGAACGCCATGCCGACCCCCGCCCGCCTGGTGGTGTTGGCGACCAATGTAGATATGGCACCGCTAAGCCTCAAGGTGGAGCGCCTGGGAGAGACGGCAGCTACCCGGGTGGTGGCGGTTTTGGGGCAGGTAAGCCTGATGGACTTCTTGCTGGCCCCGGCGGGAGAGCAGGTGCGTTTGGAACCGGGCCAGACCGTGGCCCTCTACAAGTCGGCCCTGCTCGCTACCGGACAGGGCCTTAGCCTGAAGGCTGACCTGAGTGCCAGCGGCAAGGTGGCCCTGACGGTTGCCATGATAGAGGAGGGGTTGTTGCCCCAGGTTAGCAACGAGGGGCTGGCCTCGCTGATACCCTTGCTACCCAACCTCGAGCCCGACGGCACCCACATTCGGGGCACCTTTGCTTCGGCGTTGCGTAACCTACGGGTGCGGCTGGAAGGGAATGTGGGGCGCATTGTGATCGGCGATGGGGTCTATGACCCCCGGCTAACCGGGCTAGATGCCCTCACGGGTCAGCCGGTGGAACTTCGCGGCAACTACGGGGTCACCTACCGGATTGTGTTGGAAGGAGCGCTGAATACGGTGGGAGCCTTCTCCCCAAGGGGAGGGGCTTATGCGGGCGCCATCAGCGTCAATGGGCTCTTGCAGCCGGTACCCGCCAATGGGGTGCTTTTTCGTCCAGATAGCCCCATGATTTTCTATCGGGAAACCCGTAGCGATCAGGTTGCTATTGAGTTCATCCCGGTTTCGGGTTCCTATCTGCCGGTGAACCTCGTGATCTATCGGCTGGAGGCGCTCGCGGCTACGCGCCCCTGAAAGCTCCCTGGCAACCAAACAGAAATCAGGACGACACCAGACTGACTGCGGGCAAGCAACTCACTTGCAGGCTATTCGCGCCCTCTCTACAGCCCAGCGCCCGGAAAAGGAATCACCTCCACCCACTCGCCTGCCCGTGCTGGCCGCCCCACCTCCAGCACCACCAGCGCATTGCCCACCGCCATCGAGTTCAGTACGGCGCTGGACTGGTTACCGGTGGTAGCAACGTGATAGCGGTCGTTTTCCCAGCGCAGCACGGCCCGTCGGTAGGCCCGGCGGGTGGGATTGGCCTCGAAGGCGGTATCGGCCACGGCCCTGATTTGCTGATAGGGCGGGTCGGTGCGCCCCAACAGCTTGAACAGAAAAGGCCGTCCAAAGAGCAAGAACGTCACCATCGCCGAGACCGGGTTGCCCGGCAGGCCCATCAGGGGGAGGCCGTTCCAGGTGGCAAACAGCAAGGGCCCCCCCGGTTGTAGCCTGACCTTCCAGAAGTGGATTTCGCCCTCGAGCTCGAGCATCTGCCGCACGATGTCGTACTCCCCCATCGAAACCCCACCGGTGGTGATGAGTAGGTCAAGTTTCCCGGCCCGCTGTAGCTGGGTGCGAATCCCCTCCACACTGTCCGACACTTTTGGCAAGATAACAGGCTCACCGCCCGCCTCCAATACCAGGCCCGCCACCGAGTAGCTGTTGGAGTTGTAGACCCCGCCGTAGGGTAGCGGTTCCCCCGGCTCGACCACCTCGTCGCCCGTGGACAGAATGCCCACCCTGGGCCGCCGGATCACCGGCAGGGTGGCGTAGCCCATAGCCGCGGCCAGCCCCACCCGTCCAGGGGTCAGCAAATCGCCCCTGTACAAATAGGTTTGCCCCAGCACCAGGTCGTCGCCTCTGCGGCGAATGTCGGCTGCGGTCGCAGGCTTCATCAGCCAGACATAATCGCCCTCTCGCAAGGTGTCTTCTACCCGTATCACCGCATTGGCCCCTTTGGGGATGGGGGCGCCGGTAAAAACCTGTACAGCCTCACCCGAACCCACGGTTCCGGCAAAGGGTTTGCCTGCAGGCGACTGCCCAATCACCCTGAGCCTCACCGGGTTGCCCACAGTAGCGCCCTGGGCGTCGACCTCGAGGCAGGCATAACCGTCCACCGCCGTATCGTCGGCGTAGGGGTGGTTGACCTTGGAACTCAAATTGGCGCCCAAAATGCCCCCGTAGGCCGCCACCAGAGGCAATTCTTCGATACTCTGCAGTGGTTTGGCTTTTTGCAATACGAGCTCGAGTGCGGCCTCAACGGTCAGATTCTGCTTCATATGCATTTATCTTACCCAGCGGTTTTTATAGTTGGGTTATGGCAGGAATGCTCCCCCTATTGACACAACTTCTCGCCTTTGATATTCTTCTCGTTGCGCCCCAATAGGCAAGCGGGTGCGAGGATCATGAAAAAGGGGTAGTAGGCAAGAGAGGGAAGTCCATCCTGGACGTTATCTATTGTGTAAGCGATAGAGCGGTTTAGGGTGGGTGTGAATAGACCTAATCTCTGGGGGGAACCCTGGAGAGGGAATAAAGGTCAAGATAGAACGGGCACACGGTGGATGCCCTGGCACCTAAGCCGATGAAGGACGTGATTACCTGCGAAAAGCCCGGTGGAGCTGGTAGTAAG from the Meiothermus sp. CFH 77666 genome contains:
- a CDS encoding DEAD/DEAH box helicase, with the translated sequence MEFSAFKLRSEVAQAIQAKGFTTPTPIQAAAIPLALEGKDVLGQARTGTGKTLAFGIPIAHRLDAARERGRAPRAFILTPTRELALQVAKELEWLAPHLTITAIYGGTGYGKQAEALKRGTDVVVATPGRAIDYLEQRVLDLSRIEIAVLDEADEMLSMGFEEAVEQLLEATPTNRQTLLFSATLPTWARRLSERFQRNATLINVIKDEAISYEEVAIQAPIHHRLATLSDLLFAYAPERTIVFTSTKAECNDLALGLESRAHSAAPIHGDMGQIDRERVMERFRSGAVNVLVATDVAARGLDIPEVDLVVHYRLPDQNESYLHRSGRTGRAGRSGKVVILYGPREKRELETLEREVKRSFKRVNPPTPEEVMEAKWAVLARRIAKQPEADKKLWHEQAERLIAEGGVDAVAGMLALILGGAPTPKSLITGEENWVTLKLSGSRLSVNRVVAVLKGAGAGEIGRIRLDGEVAAYVDIRPEDVGKLDHSVLRDLRLMKATEVPAESRLPERQGFRSQGGRQGQGRSQGGGQRRSQGERRFEGFEERRDGERRRVVYR
- the glp gene encoding gephyrin-like molybdotransferase Glp; protein product: MKQNLTVEAALELVLQKAKPLQSIEELPLVAAYGGILGANLSSKVNHPYADDTAVDGYACLEVDAQGATVGNPVRLRVIGQSPAGKPFAGTVGSGEAVQVFTGAPIPKGANAVIRVEDTLREGDYVWLMKPATAADIRRRGDDLVLGQTYLYRGDLLTPGRVGLAAAMGYATLPVIRRPRVGILSTGDEVVEPGEPLPYGGVYNSNSYSVAGLVLEAGGEPVILPKVSDSVEGIRTQLQRAGKLDLLITTGGVSMGEYDIVRQMLELEGEIHFWKVRLQPGGPLLFATWNGLPLMGLPGNPVSAMVTFLLFGRPFLFKLLGRTDPPYQQIRAVADTAFEANPTRRAYRRAVLRWENDRYHVATTGNQSSAVLNSMAVGNALVVLEVGRPARAGEWVEVIPFPGAGL